The following proteins are encoded in a genomic region of Doryrhamphus excisus isolate RoL2022-K1 chromosome 6, RoL_Dexc_1.0, whole genome shotgun sequence:
- the cnot1 gene encoding CCR4-NOT transcription complex subunit 1 isoform X7 has translation MNLDSLSLALSQISYLVDNLTKKNYRASQQEIQHIVNRHGPEADRHLFRCLFSHVDFSGDGKSSGKDFHQTQFLIQECVSLISKPNFISTLCYAIDNPLHYQKSLKPSTHLFTQLSKVLKLSKVQEVIFGLALLNSSNIDLRGFAAQFIKQKLPDLLRSYIDADLGGNQEGGFQDIAIEVLHLLLSHLLFGQKGAIGVGQEQIDAFLKTLCRDFPQERCPVVLAPLLYPEKRDILMDRILPDSGELAKTIMESSLAEFMQDMGYSSSASLDECRNTILQYGVREVTASQVARVLGMMARTHSGLTDGIPVQSITAPGSGIWSDGKDKNDGSQAHTWNVEVLIDVVKDANPNLNFKEVTYELDHTGFIIRDSKGLHIVVYGIQRGLGMEVFPVDLIYRPWKHAEGQLSFIQHSLMSPEVFCFADYPCHTVAIDILKAPPEDDNREIATWKSLDLVESLLRLSEVGQYEQVKQLFSFPIKHCPDMLVLALLQISTSWHTLRHELISTLMPIFLGNHPNSAIILHYAWHGQGQSPSIRQLIMRSMAEWYMRGEQYDQAKLSRILDVAQDLKSLSMLLNGTPFAFVIDLAALASRREYLKLDKWLTDKIREHGEPFIQACVTFLKRRCPSIMGGLAPDKDQPKSSQLPPETLATMLACLQSCAGSVLQELSETILTMVANCSNVMNKARQPPPGVMPKGRAPSTSSLDAISPVQVDPLTGMGSLNLGGTATSHTQSMQGFPTSLSSAFSNPQSPAKAFPPLSNTNTSTPFGGIGSLSSQLPGMDSGSLASGIGSGIGSSLGMPAVSTDPFGTRKMSTPSLNPPTFQQTDLSQVWPEANQHFSKEIDDEANSYFQRIYNHPPHPTMSVDEVLEMLQRFKDSTIKREREVFNCMLRNLFEEYRFFPQYPDKELHITACLFGGIIEKGLVTYMALGLALRYVLEALRKPYGSKMYYFGIAALDRFKNRLKDYPQYCQHLASIGHFLQFPHHLQEYIEYGQQSRDPPVKMQGSITTPGSLALAQVQAQSQQPGVPKAPQPGQTSTLVTTTTTTTVAKTTTITRPTPSGFKKDVPPSINTTNIDTLLVATDQTERIVEPPENIQEKIAFIFNNLSQSNMTQKVEELKETVKEEFMPWVSQYLVMKRVSIEPNFHSLYSNFLDTLKNPEFVKMVLTETYRNIKVLLTSDKAAANFSDRSLLKNLGHWLGMITLAKNKPILYTDLEIKSLLLEAYVKGQQELLYVVPFVAKVLESSLRSMVFRPQNPWTMAIMNVLAELHQEHDLKLNLKFEIEVLCKNLSLDINDLKPGNLLKDKEKLKSLEEQLSAPKKEAKPPDEMLPVTTSAPPSTPAATTTTCTTTGPPTPQFSYHDINVYALAGLAPHININANIPLLQAHPQLKQCVRQSVERAVQELVHPVVDRSIKIAMTTCEQIIRKDFALDSEESRMRVAAHHMMRNLTAGMAMITCREPLLVSIAANLKNSFAAALRAPTPQQREMMEEAAARVAQENCELACCFIQKTAVEKAGPEMDKRLATEFELRKHARQEGRRYCDPVVLTYQAERMPEQIRLKVGGVDPKQLAVYEEFARNVPGFLPSNDLSQPTGFLAQPMKQQAWATDDVAQIYDKCMADLEQHLHAIPPAHSMNPLTQALRSLLEAVALARNSRDGIAALGLLQKAVEGLLDATSGADNDLLLRYRQCHLLVLKALQDGRAYGPQWCNKQITRCLIECRDEYKYNVEAVELLIQNHLVNMQQYDLHLAQSMENGLHYMAVAFAMQLVKLLLVDERSVSHVTEADLFHTIETLMRTCAHSRATAPEGLPQLMDVVRSNYEAMIDRAHGGPNFMMHSGISQASEYDDPPGLREKAEYLLREWVNLYHSAAAGRDSTKAFSAFVGQMHQQGILKTDDLITRFFRLCTEMCVEISYRAQAEQQHNPAASAAIIRAKCYHNLDAFVRLIALLVKHSGEASNTVTKINLLNKVLGIVVGVLIQDHDVRQTEFQQLPYHRIFIMLLLELNAPEHVLETINFQTLTAFCNTFHILRPTKAPGFVYAWLELISHRIFIARMLAHTPQQKGWPMYAQLLIDLFKYLAPFLRNVELNKPMQILYKGTLRVLLVLLHDFPEFLCDYHYGFCDVIPPNCIQLRNLILSAFPRNMRLPDPFTPNLKVDMLSEINIAPRILTNFTSVMPSQFKKDLDSYLKTRSPVTFLSELRSNLQVSNEPGNRYNIQLINALVLYVGTQAIAHIHNKGSTPSMSTITHSAHMDIFQNLAVDLDTEGRYLFLNAIANQLRYPNSHTHYFSCTMLYLFAEANTEAIQEQITRVLLERLIVNRPHPWGLLITFIELIKNPAFKFWSHDFVHCAPEIEKLFQSVAQCCMGQKQAQQVMEGTGAS, from the exons ATGAATCTTGACTCGCTCTCGCTGGCTTTGTCTCAAATCAGCTATCTGGTGGACAATTTAACAAAGAAAAACTACAGAGCCAGCCAGCAAGAAATACAGCAT ATTGTAAATCGTCACGGTCCTGAGGCAGACAGGCATCTTTTTCGCTGTCTTTTCTCACATGTGGATTTCAGTGGCGATGGTAAAAGCAGTGGCAAGGACTTTCACCAG ACACAGTTTCTGATTCAGGAGTGTGTGTCGCTGATATCAAAGCCCAATTTTATCTCTACCCTATGCTACGCCATTGACAATCCCCTGCACTACCAGAAG AGCTTGAAACCATCTACCCATTTATTCACCCAACTAAGTAAAGTTCTTAAGCTCAGCAAGGTCCAAGAG GTGATTTTTGGCCTCGCTCTGCTCAACTCCAGCAACATAGACCTCCGTGGATTTG CTGCGCAGTTCATTAAGCAGAAGCTTCCCGACCTCCTGCGGTCATACATCGACGCAGATCTTGGCGGAAACCAAGAAGGTGGCTTCCAAGACATTGCTATAGAGGTCTTGCACCTGCTGCTCTCCCATTTACTGTTTGGTCAGAAGGGAGCAATCGGGGTGGGACAAGAGCAGATTGACGCCTTCTTGAAGACACTTTGCCGAG ATTTCCCGCAGGAGCGCTGCCCTGTGGTGCTCGCACCACTGTTGTACCCTGAAAAACGGGACATTCTCATGGATAGGATCCTGCCTGACTCGGGGGAGTTAGCTAAGACCATAATGGAGAGTTCTCTAGCAGAGTTCATGCAGGACATGGGCTACAGTTCCTCTGCCAG TCTGGACGAGTGCAGAAACACTATCCTTCAGTATGGGGTGAGGGAGGTGACAGCCAGCCAGGTAGCCAGGGTCTTGGGCATGATGGCTCGTACCCACTCTGGCCTAACTGATGGTATTCCTGTACAG TCCATCACTGCACCCGGAAGTGGTATCTGGAGCGATGGAAAGGATAAGAACGATGGCTCACAGGCACACACGTGGAATGTCGAGGTGCTCATCGACGTAGTCAAAGACGCT AATCCTAACTTGAACTTCAAAGAGGTGACATATGAACTGGATCACACAGGATTCATAATACGGGACAGTAAGGGCCTGCATATAGTGGTGTACGGCATTCAGCGGGGTTTGGGCATGGAGGTTTTTCCTGTTGATCTCATATATCGACCATGGAAACACGCAGAGGGACAG ttatcattcattcaacactctcTAATGAGCCCCGAAGTGTTCTGCTTTGCTGACTACCCTTGCCATACGGTAGCCATTGACATCCTAAAAGCACCACCAGAGGATGACAACAGGGAGATTGCAACATG GAAAAGCTTGGACTTGGTGGAAAGCCTGCTTCGGCTATCAGAGGTTGGCCAGTATGAGCAGGTGAAGCAGCTCTTCAGTTTCCCCATCAAGCACTGCCCAGATATGCTGGTTCTGGCACTGCTGCAGATCTCCACTTCCTGGCATACACTGCGCCATGAGCTCATCTCTACCCTGATGCCCATCTTTCTGGGCAACCACCCCAACTCTGCTATTATTCTGCACTATGCCTGGCATGGACAG GGACAGTCTCCCTCCATCCGTCAGTTAATTATGCGTTCAATGGCCGAGTGGTATATGAGAGGTGAGCAGTATGACCAGGCCAAGTTGTCTCGCATTCTGGATGTGGCCCAAGACTTGAAG TCTCTATCGATGCTGCTGAATGGTACTCCATTTGCCTTTGTTATTGACCTTGCTGCACTTGCCTCTCGCCGTGAATACCTCAAACTTGATAAATGGCTGACTGACAAAATTAGAGAGCATGGG GAACCTTTTATCCAAGCTTGTGTAACATTCCTAAAGAGGCGCTGCCCATCCATAATGGGGGGTCTGGCCCCTGATAAGGACCAGCCTAAAAGCTCTCAGTTGCCTCCAGAGACCTTAGCCACCATGCTGGCATGTCTTCAGTCTTGTGCTGG GAGTGTTTTGCAAGAGTTGTCAGAGACAATCCTGACCATGGTTGCCAACTGCAGCAACGTTATGAACAAAGCCCGGCAGCCACCACCAGGAGTCATGCCGAAAGGTCGGGCCCCAAGCACCAGCAGCCTGGATGCGATCTCTCCTGTTCAG GTGGACCCTCTTACTGGTATGGGCTCGTTGAACCTGGGCGGCACAGCCACCTCCCACACTCAGAGCATGCAGGGTTTCCCCACCTCCCTAAGTTCAGCTTTCAGTAATCCCCAATCTCCAGCAAAGGCATTTCCACCTCTCTCTAACACCAATACAAGCACACCATTTGGGGGCATTGGCAGCTTGTCCTCGCAGCTTCCTGGTATGGACTCTG GTTCCTTGGCATCGGGCATTGGCTCTGGTATTGGTTCTAGTCTAGGAATGCCGGCAGTAAGCACTGATCCATTCGGCACCAGGAAGATGAGCACACCGAGCTTGAACCCACCTACCTTTCAGCAGA CTGACCTTTCTCAGGTTTGGCCTGAAGCAAACCAGCACTTTAGTAAGGAGATAGATGATGAAGCCAACAGTTACTTCCAGCGTATCTACAACCACCCACCTCACCCGACTATGTCTGTGGATGAA GTTCTGGAGATGCTGCAGAGGTTCAAAGATTCAACCATCAAGCGGGAGCGGGAGGTGTTCAATTGCATGCTTCGGAACTTGTTTGAGGAGTACCGTTTCTTTCCCCAGTACCCGGACAAGGAGCTGCACATCACAGCCTGTCTCTTTGGTGGCATCATTGAAAAAGGGCTTGTCACATACATGGCCCTTGGCCTGGCACTGCGATATGTTCTTGAGGCCTTAAGAAAACCTTATGGATCCAAAATGTATTACTTTGGGATTGCAGCCCTAGACCGCTTCAAAAACAG GTTGAAGGACTACCCTCAGTACTGTCAACATCTTGCTTCAATTGGACATTTCTTACAATTTCCCCACCATTTACAAGAG TATATTGAGTATGGCCAACAGTCACGGGACCCTCCGGTGAAGATGCAAGGCTCCATCACCACCCCTGGCAGTCTAGCACTGGCACAAGTTCAAGCCCAGTCACAGCAACCCGGTGTCCCTAAAGCGCCACAGCCAGGACAGACAAGCACCCTTGTCACCACCACAACGACAACCACGGTTGCCAAGACCACTACCATCACAAGACCTACGCCCAGCGGTTTCAAGAAGGATGTGCCT CCTTCCATTAACACTACAAATATTGACACCCTGCTGGTTGCCACTGACCAAACAGAAAGGATTGTAGAACCTCCAGAGAATATCCAGgagaagattgcttttatcTTCAATAACCTTTCTCAGTCAAACATGACACAAAAG GTTGAGGAGTTGAAAGAGACTGTGAAGGAAGAGTTCATGCCATGGGTATCTCAATACCTGGTGATGAAGCGTGTCAGCATTGAGCCCAATTTCCACAGTCTCTACTCCAACTTTCTGGACACACTCAAGAATCCGGAGTTTGTCAAAATGGTCCTCACTGAGACCTACAGGAATATCAAG GTTTTACTGACTTCTGACAAGGCTGCAGCCAATTTCTCTGATCGCTCATTGCTGAAGAACCTGGGCCATTGGCTGGGCATGATTACACTGGCTAAAAACAAGCCTATTCTCTACACG GATCTGGAAATTAAGTCTCTGCTTTTGGAAGCCTATGTGAAGGGCCAGCAGGAGCTACTCTATGTTGTTCCTTTTGTGGCCAAAGTTTTGGAGTCCAGCCTGCGAAGCATG GTTTTCAGGCCCCAGAACCCATGGACCATGGCCATCATGAATGTTCTTGCTGAGCTACATCAAGAACATGACCTCAAG CTTAACCTCAAATTTGAGATTGAAGTTCTGTGTAAGAACTTGTCTCTGGATATTAATGACCTGAAGCCAGGAAACTTGTTGAAGGACAAGGAGAAGCTTAAGAGTCTTGAGGAGCAGTTGTCTGCACcaaagaaagaagcaaagcctcCAGATGAAATGCTTCCTGTTACTACATCAG CTCCACCCTCAACTCCAGCTGCCACCACCACGACTTGCACAACCACAGGGCCCCCCACCCCACAGTTCAGTTACCATGACATCAATGTGTATGCCTTGGCAGGCCTGGCACCACACATTAATATCAATGCTAAC ATCCCTCTACTGCAGGCCCATCCTCAGTTGAAGCAGTGTGTGAGGCAGTCAGTTGAACGGGCTGTCCAGGAGCTGGTGCACCCTGTGGTTGACCGCTCTATCAAAATTGCAATGACAACATGTGAGCAAATCATCAGGAAGGACTTTGCCCTGGATTCAGAGGAGTCCCGCATGCGTGTGGCGGCCCACCACATGATGAGGAACCTGACTGCTGGTATGGCCATGATCACCTGCCGGGAACCTCTGCTCGTGAGCATTGCTGCTAATCTCAAAAACAGTTTTGCTGCTGCACTGAGG gcACCAACTCCCCAACAGAGGGAAATGATGGAGGAGGCTGCAGCAAGGGTTGCTCAGGAGAACTGTGAACTGGCATGCTGCTTTATTCAGAAAACAGCTGTGGAGAAGGCTGGCCCTGAAATGGACAAGAGACTTGCCACA GAATTTGAGCTCAGGAAGCATGCACGCCAAGAAGGACGCCGTTACTGTGATCCAGTTGTCTTGACTTACCAGGCTGAACGTATGCCAGAGCAGATAAGACTCAAG GTGGGAGGCGTGGACCCCAAGCAACTCGCTGTGTATGAGGAGTTTGCCAGGAACGTTCCAGGTTTTCTACCCAGTAATGATCTTTCTCAGCCAACTGGTTTCCTGGCTCAGCCAATGAAG CAACAAGCATGGGCCACAGACGATGTTGCACAAATCTATGATAAGTGCATGGCCGACTTGGAGCAGCACCTTCACGCCATCCCTCCAGCTCACTCCATGAACCCCCTGACACAAGCCCTCCGCAGTCTGCTAGAGGCTGTGGCCTTGGCAAGGAACTCCAGAGATGGTATTGCAGCACTTGGACTGCTACAGAAG GCTGTGGAAGGTCTTCTAGATGCCACTAGCGGTGCTGATAATGACTTGCTTCTCCGGTATAGGCAGTGCCACCTTCTGGTCCTTAAAGCCCTCCAGGATGGGCGTGCCTATGGGCCACAGTGGTGCAACAAACAGATCACCAG GTGTCTCATTGAATGCCGGGACGAGTACAAATACAATGTGGAAGCGGTGGAGCTTTTGATCCAAAACCACCTTGTGAACATGCAGCAGTATGATCTACACCTAGCTCAG TCAATGGAGAATGGACTGCACTACATGGCAGTGGCATTTGCGATGCAGTTAGTGAAGCTGTTGCTGGTGGATGAGCGCAGTGTTAGCCATGTCACAGAAGCTGATCTCTTCCACACAATTGAGACTTTAATGAGGACCTGTGCACACTCCAGAGCCACTGCACCTGAAGG TCTTCCTCAGCTGATGGATGTCGTCCGCTCCAACTATGAGGCCATGATTGACCGAGCTCATGGTGGACCGAACTTCATGATGCACTCTGGGATTTCACAGGCTTCTGAGTATGACGATCCCCCAGGCCTGAGGGAAAAGGCAGAGTATCTCCTGAGGGAATGGGTCAACCTGTACCACTCAGCTGCTGCCGGCAGGGATAGTACCAAAGCTTTCTCTGCCTTTGTCGGCCAG ATGCACCAGCAAGGGATTTTGAAAACCGATGACTTGATCACACGATTTTTCCGGCTGTGCACAGAAATGTGTGTAGAGATCAGCTACCGGGCACAGGCTGAACAGCAGCACAACCCAGCAGCGAGTGCAGCCATCATTAGAGCAAAGTGCTACCACAATCTGGATGCATTTGTTAGACTCATAGCCCTGCTAGTCAAGCACTCTGGAGAGGCCTCCaacacagtgacaaaaatcaaccTCCTCAACAAG GTGCTGGGTATTGTTGTCGGCGTGTTGATCCAGGACCATGATGTTCGCCAGACAGAATTCCAGCAGCTGCCTTACCACCGTATTTTCATTATGCTGCTGTTGGAGCTCAATGCTCCAGAACACGTCCTGGAGACCATCAACTTCCAGACGCTCACTGCCTTCTG CAATACCTTTCACATCCTGAGACCAACGAAGGCTCCTGGCTTTGTGTACGCCTGGCTTGAACTCATCTCCCATCGCATCTTCATCGCACGCATGCTTGCACACACACCACAACAGAAG GGTTGGCCCATGTACGCACAATTGCTTATTGATCTCTTCAAGTACCTAGCACCTTTCTTGAGGAATGTAGAGCTCAACAAACCTATGCAAATCCTCTACAAG GGCACACTTAGAGTACTACTGGTCCTGCTGCATGACTTCCCCGAGTTCTTGTGCGATTACCATTATGGCTTCTGTGACGTGATCCCTCCCAACTGCATTCAGCTCCGCAACCTCATCCTGAGTGCCTTTCCACGCAACATGAGGCTCCCTGACCCTTTCACGCCTAATCTCAAG GTGGACATGCTGAGTGAGATCAACATTGCTCCCCGTATCCTTACCAACTTCACAAGCGTCATGCCTTCCCAGTTCAAGAAGGATCTGGACTCCTATCTCAAAACACGATCACCGGTTACATTCCTCTCTGAGCTGCGTAGCAATCTACAG GTTTCAAATGAGCCAGGGAACCGCTACAACATCCAGCTGATCAATGCTTTAGTGTTGTATGTGGGTACACAGGCTATTGCTCACATCCACAATAAGGGCAGCACCCCCTCCATGAGCACCATCACACACTCTGCACACATGGACATCTTCCAGAACTTGGCTGTGGATCTGGACACCGAAG ggcGTTACCTGTTCTTGAATGCCATCGCCAATCAGCTACGCTACCCAAACAGTCACACTCACTACTTCAGCTGCACCATGCTCTACCTGTTTGCTGAGGCCAACACCGAAGCCATTCAGGAGCAGATCACCAG GGTTTTGTTGGAGCGGCTGATAGTGAACAGGCCTCACCCGTGGGGTCTCCTCATCACATTCATCGAGCTGATCAAGAATCCAGCCTTCAAGTTCTGGAGCCATGACTTTGTGCACTGTGCCCCAGAGATTGAAAA